In Cervus elaphus chromosome 24, mCerEla1.1, whole genome shotgun sequence, a single genomic region encodes these proteins:
- the CISH gene encoding cytokine-inducible SH2-containing protein, whose product MVLCVQGPCPLLAVEQIGQRPLWARSLELPQPVMQPLPAGAFLEEAVEESPAQPERETKVVDPEEDLLCIAKTFSYLRESGWYWGSITASEARQHLQKMPEGTFLVRDSTHPSYLFTLSVKTTRGPTNVRIEYADSSFRLDSNCLSRPRILAFPDVVSLVQHYVASCAADTRSDSPDLATTPALPTPKEDAPGDPALPATAVHLKLVQPFVRRSSTRSLQHLCRLVINRLVADVDCLPLPRRMADYLRQYPFQL is encoded by the exons ATGGTCCTCTGCGTTCAAGG ACCTTGTCCTTTGCTGGCCGTGGAGCAGATTGGGCAGCGGCCCCTGTGGGCCCGGTCCCTGGAGCTGCCCCAACCAGTTATGCAGCCTTTGCCTGCTGgcgccttcctggaggaggcagtagAGGAGTCCCCAGCCCAGCCAGAGAGGGAGACCAAGGTGGTGGACCCCGAGGAGGACCTGCTGTGCATAGCCAAGACCTTCTCCTACCTTCGGGAATCTG GCTGGTATTGGGGTTCCATTACGGCCAGTGAGGCCCGGCAACACCTGCAGAAGATGCCAGAGGGCACCTTCCTGGTACGTGACAGCACCCACCCCAGCTACCTGTTCACACTGTCCGTCAAGACCACCCGCGGGCCCACCAACGTGCGCATTGAATACGCCGACTCTAGCTTCCGCCTGGACTCCAACTGCCTGTCCAGGCCACGCATCCTGGCCTTCCCAGATGTGGTGAGCCTGGTCCAGCACTACGTGGCCTCCTGTGCCGCAGACACCCGGAGTGACAGTCCCGACCTTGCCACCACTCCGGCCCTGCCCACCCCGAAGGAAGATGCGCCTGGTGACCCAGCCCTGCCCGCCAcggccgttcacctgaaactggtGCAGCCCTTTGTTCGCAGGAGCAGCACCCGAAGCCTGCAGCACCTGTGCCGCCTCGTCATCAACCGTCTGGTGGCTGATGTGGACTGCCTGCCGCTCCCCCGCCGCATGGCTGACTACCTCCGACAATACCCCTTCCAGCTCTGA